The segment TGGCGGATTTATTCGTACTTCCTTCGAAGTATGAGGGTTTTGGAATGATAATCGTCGAGGCGATGGCCTATGGGGTACCGGTAATTGCTACGGATACAAGTTGCATTAGTGAGGTATTAGGCGACGCCGGAGTGTTGGTACCACCGGACAACGTTGACAAACTTGTCGCTGCAATGCAAGCATTGATTCAGTCTCCTCAATCACGGGAAGATTTTGTGCGACGTGGTCTTGAGCAAGCAAAAGCATTTACTTGGGAGCGCTGCGCGATTGAAACGATTTCCGTTTACGAGGATGCGTATCATTCCTCAGACTGTCGAGACGTAGTTTGTAGTTCGTGAATATGTCGCCGTTGGTTCAAAATCTGATTTGCGAGTCTAAAGTGACGGTTGCCGGTAGGACTACGACAGATGGCAGGTAGTCAGTTACTTGTTACTCACATGTTTCCTCCCAAGCCCGGTGGCAGCGGGCGCTGGTTTTGGGAGCTGTATCGGCGCTTGCCGCGCGAGCAAGTGGTGATCGCGGCCGGAAATCAACTTGGATCCGTCGAGTTCGACCAGACGCACGATTTACACGTGGTTCGGATGTCGATTGCTCTGCCGTCGTGGGGTTTTTTTGGTGTACGGCGGGCGACGGACTACCTGCATCTGATACGTCGGCTGGCGAGTGTTTGCCGTCGATACAAGGCGGATGTGATTCATGCCGGCTGCTGCATTCCGGAGGGTTTCGCGGCCTGGTTGCTGAGGAAATTCACTGGCCGGCGATATTTATTATTCGTGCATGGCGAAGAAATGCGAATTGCCGGCGGCAGCCGCGAGCTTGTTTGGATGGCGCGGCAAGTGCTTTGCGGGGCAGATCGAATCATCGCCAACAGCCATAACACCGCCCGCATCTTGCGCGAGGAATGGCAAGTGGCCGATGACAGAATCGCAGTGTTGCATCCGGGAGTTGATACTTCCCGGTTCCGCCCGGCAGCGCGCGATCTGGCCGTCCGCGAGTCGCTGGGCTGGGGCCAGCGACCAGTGGTGCTCACCGTCGGACGCCTGCAGAAGCGGAAAGGGCACGACATGCTGATTCGTGCCCTGCCGACGATTCGGGCGGCTGTGCCGGATGTTCTCTATTCCATCGTCGGCGACGGCCAGGAGCGCCGAACGCTGGAGACGCTCGCTCGCGAGTTGGGATTACATGATCACGTGCAGTTCCGCGGCGAGCCAAACGACGCTGAGCTTGTGCGGTGCTATCAGCAGTGCGACCTGTTCGCCCTGCCCAATCGCGAAGTTTGCGGCGATATCGAAGGCTTCGGCATGGTCCTCGTCGAAGCCCAGGCATGCGGCAAGCCCGTGATCGCGGGTAGATCGGGCGGAACCGCCGAAACGATGAACGTGCCGGAAACAGGCCGCTTAGTCGATTGCGATCGTCCAGAGCCGCTCGCCGAGATGCTCGCGGATCTGTTGATCGATCGCGAGCAATTGAACCACATGGGTAAAGCAGCACGAGCATGGGCGGTGGAGCGTTTTGATTGGGAACCACTAACGCATCTGGCCAGCGAGATTTTTGAAACGGCAGGCCGCCGACCCGATTCTAGAGCGGCGATGCCAGGCAGCGCGTCGCCGGCCGCGTGCGAATTCGATCGAGAATCGTTGAGCCATTGCGGATGAAAGAATTTTTTAAACAGGCTGCAAATTTGGCTGCGCTGCTGCTAGTGCTTGTGCCGTGGGCATTGTATCGGCTGCAATGCCTCGTCGGATCGCCGACTCGAGCGTTTCCCGGCTGGTCGCAGCTTTTCAGCCTGCTTCCCGGGCAATCAGGAGTGTATCTGCGGCGCGCCTTCTATCGCTTGATCTTGCCTCGCTGCGGCACGGATTGTTGCATTTCATTCGGCACCATCTTTTCCCATCCAACGGCCAGCATTGGAGAGCATGTCTATGTTGGTTCCTATTGCGTGATCGGCGACGTGACCTTGGAAGATGATGCGCTCGTGGCGTCGAATGTTTCGATTGCTAACGGCCCCGCTCAGCACGGCATCGAGCGGCTGGATATTCCGGTGCGGGAGCAGCCGGGGGATTGGCCACGGATCACGATCGGCCGCGATACGTGGATCGGCGAGCGGGCGGTGGTGCTGGCAAATCTCGGCCAGCATTGCGTCATTGGCGCCGGTGCAGTAGTGACTCGCGAGATTCCTGATTACGCCATTGCCGTTGGAGTGCCGGCGAAAGTGGTCAGTTCGCGGCTGCCGCCGGGGTTGGCCGAAGCGATAGAGGCAAACACAGATCATCCCAGAGTGCAGCGCGACGCAGGAGTGTATTCGTAACCGATGTGTGGCATCGCAGGAATGTTGTATGCCGATTCGAGCCGGCCGGCCAACAGGCAACTGCTGCAAACCATGGGGGCCGCGATTGCGCATCGTGGTCCGGACGCCGAAGGGATTTGGAGCGACGCCGGCGTTGGCTTGGTCCATCGCCGGCTGTCGATCATCGATATCGACGGCGGCGATCAGCCCATCGGCAACGAAGACGGCTCGATTCAGGTCGTTTTCAACGGAGAAATCTACAACTATCGCCAATTGCGCGACGAATTGATCGGCAAGGGGCATCGTTTGCAAACACAGTCCGACACCGAAGTGCTGGTTCATCTCTACGAGGAATTAGGCGAACGGCTGGTTGAGAAGCTGCGAGGAATGTTTGCACTGGCGCTGTGGGA is part of the Pirellulales bacterium genome and harbors:
- a CDS encoding glycosyltransferase family 4 protein is translated as MAGSQLLVTHMFPPKPGGSGRWFWELYRRLPREQVVIAAGNQLGSVEFDQTHDLHVVRMSIALPSWGFFGVRRATDYLHLIRRLASVCRRYKADVIHAGCCIPEGFAAWLLRKFTGRRYLLFVHGEEMRIAGGSRELVWMARQVLCGADRIIANSHNTARILREEWQVADDRIAVLHPGVDTSRFRPAARDLAVRESLGWGQRPVVLTVGRLQKRKGHDMLIRALPTIRAAVPDVLYSIVGDGQERRTLETLARELGLHDHVQFRGEPNDAELVRCYQQCDLFALPNREVCGDIEGFGMVLVEAQACGKPVIAGRSGGTAETMNVPETGRLVDCDRPEPLAEMLADLLIDREQLNHMGKAARAWAVERFDWEPLTHLASEIFETAGRRPDSRAAMPGSASPAACEFDRESLSHCG
- a CDS encoding acyltransferase: MKEFFKQAANLAALLLVLVPWALYRLQCLVGSPTRAFPGWSQLFSLLPGQSGVYLRRAFYRLILPRCGTDCCISFGTIFSHPTASIGEHVYVGSYCVIGDVTLEDDALVASNVSIANGPAQHGIERLDIPVREQPGDWPRITIGRDTWIGERAVVLANLGQHCVIGAGAVVTREIPDYAIAVGVPAKVVSSRLPPGLAEAIEANTDHPRVQRDAGVYS